The Niallia alba genome includes a window with the following:
- a CDS encoding GNAT family N-acetyltransferase, translated as MKKNRFKHDDFEDDTNDEFYFIAGHTDGGATFGLHWEDIIPEELNFRPAIKKDAEEVVELIHLAIGDIAEQLTGQTKVENIHATLAKFFREENNRLSYQNVIVADIFDEITGIIVTYSGTDAYQLDKPLLERLRRKTRNQNINFDQEADIGDLYIDTISVSPKFQGYGIGSKLLRKAEELALQKGYERISLNVAKDNPDAKKLYTRRGYQEVKEIQINGHTYDYMVHTLNFHASRD; from the coding sequence ATGAAAAAGAATAGATTCAAGCATGATGATTTTGAAGATGATACAAACGATGAATTTTATTTTATAGCTGGTCACACGGATGGTGGTGCAACATTTGGACTTCATTGGGAAGATATTATCCCAGAAGAATTGAATTTCAGACCAGCTATCAAAAAAGATGCAGAAGAAGTTGTAGAGCTAATTCATCTTGCAATTGGAGATATCGCTGAGCAGTTAACCGGTCAAACGAAGGTGGAAAATATTCATGCGACTCTTGCAAAATTTTTTCGTGAAGAAAACAATCGTCTTAGCTATCAAAATGTGATAGTTGCGGATATTTTTGACGAGATAACTGGAATTATCGTAACTTATTCTGGAACAGATGCTTACCAATTGGACAAGCCTCTACTTGAACGTTTAAGAAGAAAAACAAGGAATCAGAACATTAACTTTGATCAAGAGGCGGATATTGGAGATTTATATATTGACACGATTTCTGTCTCACCAAAGTTTCAGGGCTATGGAATTGGGTCGAAATTGCTGAGAAAGGCTGAAGAATTAGCGTTACAGAAAGGATATGAGCGAATATCCCTCAATGTCGCCAAGGATAATCCCGATGCAAAAAAGTTATACACTCGTAGGGGATATCAAGAAGTTAAAGAGATACAGATTAATGGTCATACTTATGACTATATGGTGCATACATTGAATTTTCATGCTAGTAGGGATTAA
- a CDS encoding tripartite tricarboxylate transporter permease: MDIVLIIEMIAAAVLAAVLYTIIGVAPGTDETAVLAPVTLAIVLAGVEPIVVLTFFISAIVANKVTDSIPVALAGIPGGVMATPMVEHALVLKKHGMPDISIRKMASGSVIGTLVSVPVSLLMAQALIPFSDVIKEYANPLFFIGAVLLALMTKNKLLALVSIFPFALLIEGLRYLYWGIGVVPEGTNVFTSFFLGITIGPVILTLFELLHKEKRDSMPRFPKKTIDFAQTNPIKGFPSPFKLLTKQETGSSMLASFIGSITFIMSPVGMTIFLGELFSSRVKDPVKKASVAIASMEGLTNATYISGTLIPLIALGIPLSPMAIGPANALFNAPPVFTTEHNLHHLLSNADFVWATLIGATIALAITYFVTVKYAHKICAFVFRWVPHEAILGLFFGLVLLLAFMDAGFINIIGVLVIGLFAGMLHRWGVNYGVQFMILYSAPWIITWF; encoded by the coding sequence ATGGACATCGTATTAATTATAGAGATGATTGCTGCTGCCGTTTTAGCAGCTGTTTTATATACAATAATCGGCGTTGCGCCAGGGACAGATGAAACGGCTGTTTTAGCACCGGTGACGTTAGCGATCGTATTGGCAGGGGTAGAGCCAATTGTAGTTTTAACCTTCTTTATTTCTGCGATTGTGGCCAATAAAGTAACAGATTCGATTCCGGTTGCTCTCGCTGGTATTCCTGGCGGGGTGATGGCGACTCCGATGGTGGAGCATGCACTCGTGTTAAAAAAACATGGCATGCCTGATATCAGTATTCGCAAAATGGCATCCGGTTCTGTCATCGGGACGCTCGTTTCGGTTCCCGTAAGTTTACTGATGGCACAAGCTTTAATCCCATTTTCTGATGTCATCAAAGAATACGCAAATCCTCTCTTTTTCATTGGTGCCGTTTTACTTGCATTAATGACAAAAAATAAGTTGTTAGCACTTGTATCGATTTTTCCGTTTGCTCTATTAATTGAAGGCTTGCGCTATCTTTATTGGGGAATTGGCGTTGTACCAGAGGGAACGAATGTCTTCACTTCTTTCTTCTTAGGAATCACAATCGGTCCCGTCATTCTGACCTTGTTTGAACTTTTACATAAAGAAAAACGAGATAGTATGCCAAGATTTCCGAAGAAAACCATTGATTTTGCGCAAACGAATCCCATTAAAGGATTCCCCAGTCCCTTTAAACTATTGACAAAACAGGAAACTGGATCGAGTATGCTTGCTAGTTTTATTGGCTCGATTACCTTTATTATGAGCCCTGTTGGCATGACTATTTTCCTTGGAGAACTTTTTTCAAGCAGGGTCAAAGATCCGGTGAAAAAAGCTTCTGTAGCTATCGCGTCTATGGAGGGGCTGACTAATGCTACCTATATTTCTGGAACCTTGATTCCGTTAATTGCACTCGGTATCCCATTGTCTCCAATGGCGATTGGTCCAGCAAATGCACTTTTTAATGCACCGCCAGTGTTTACAACAGAGCATAATCTGCATCACCTCTTATCGAATGCAGACTTTGTCTGGGCAACTCTCATTGGTGCAACGATTGCCCTTGCGATCACGTATTTTGTTACCGTAAAATATGCCCACAAAATCTGTGCTTTTGTGTTCCGGTGGGTTCCCCACGAAGCAATCCTAGGACTATTTTTTGGACTTGTGCTATTATTAGCTTTTATGGACGCTGGTTTTATCAATATTATCGGTGTTCTAGTCATTGGGTTATTTGCTGGTATGCTTCATCGATGGGGCGTGAATTATGGCGTACAGTTTATGATCCTTTATTCAGCGCCATGGATTATTACTTGGTTTTAA
- the mvk gene encoding mevalonate kinase, with protein MLETPQKVAVGRAHSKLILIGEHSVVYGQPAIAFPFKQIEVKVTVKNIEGNAIQIESPFYQGPLEQIPEKMEGIGDCIIQTLKVLEQRSSGLHIQIASSIPIGRGLGSSAAIAIALVRGLFVFFNQELSDSQLMALVERAEKFAHGTPSGIDMMTASSANPIWFQKQHVVEHVKIGAPFHFVVADSGRVGDTYAAVKSIRDKYEIKPEKIEESITLLGKLALEVRQGLAAGDSQQVGDKLNQAQQHLALLGVSDPGLDGLVDTARTAGAIAAKLTGGGRGGCILALVENEQLGKKVADALIQAGAAQTWQYTIAKC; from the coding sequence ATGCTTGAAACTCCACAAAAAGTTGCGGTAGGCCGAGCACATAGTAAGCTAATTTTAATTGGAGAGCATTCGGTTGTTTACGGACAACCGGCGATTGCTTTCCCATTTAAACAAATAGAAGTTAAAGTGACAGTGAAAAATATCGAGGGCAATGCGATCCAAATCGAAAGCCCCTTTTATCAAGGACCGCTAGAACAGATTCCTGAAAAGATGGAGGGAATTGGTGATTGCATCATCCAAACATTAAAGGTTCTTGAACAACGTTCCTCAGGTTTACATATTCAGATTGCATCCTCGATTCCAATTGGACGTGGATTAGGTTCAAGTGCAGCGATTGCGATTGCACTTGTTCGCGGTCTTTTTGTCTTTTTCAATCAAGAACTCAGCGATAGTCAGCTGATGGCCTTGGTGGAACGTGCGGAAAAATTTGCCCATGGAACACCAAGTGGAATCGATATGATGACTGCTTCTAGCGCCAATCCGATTTGGTTCCAAAAACAACATGTGGTAGAACATGTGAAAATTGGTGCTCCTTTTCACTTTGTCGTAGCAGACAGTGGTAGAGTTGGTGACACTTATGCAGCAGTAAAATCGATTCGAGATAAGTATGAAATCAAACCGGAGAAAATCGAGGAATCAATTACACTGCTTGGCAAATTGGCACTAGAAGTGCGACAAGGACTAGCAGCTGGTGATTCTCAACAGGTTGGCGATAAATTAAATCAAGCACAACAACATTTAGCTTTGTTAGGTGTCAGTGACCCAGGATTAGATGGTCTAGTAGATACGGCTCGAACTGCTGGAGCAATAGCCGCGAAATTAACCGGTGGCGGCCGCGGTGGTTGTATTTTAGCATTGGTAGAAAATGAACAGCTCGGAAAAAAAGTAGCTGATGCCTTGATTCAAGCTGGTGCCGCACAAACATGGCAGTACACGATAGCTAAATGCTGA